A region of Cellulophaga sp. RHA19 DNA encodes the following proteins:
- a CDS encoding Lrp/AsnC family transcriptional regulator, producing the protein MTKVKLDEIDHQILDMLIDNTRTPFTDIAKKLLISAGTVHVRVKKMEEAGIIQGSSLTLDYVKLGYSFIAYVGIFLEKTHQTKFVLERLIGIPYVTVAHITTGKFNIFCKIRARDTQHAKNIIFKIDDIDGISRTETMISLEESINDKKRLMHTIFNEL; encoded by the coding sequence ATGACTAAAGTTAAGCTAGACGAAATTGATCACCAGATTCTGGATATGTTAATAGATAACACCAGAACTCCGTTTACAGATATTGCAAAGAAATTATTAATTTCTGCGGGTACTGTTCATGTTAGGGTAAAGAAAATGGAAGAAGCCGGAATTATACAAGGTTCATCTTTAACGTTGGATTATGTTAAATTAGGTTATTCTTTTATTGCTTATGTAGGTATATTTTTAGAAAAAACACACCAAACTAAGTTTGTTTTAGAGCGTTTAATTGGTATTCCTTATGTTACCGTTGCGCACATTACAACAGGTAAGTTTAATATTTTTTGTAAAATTAGAGCTAGAGATACGCAACATGCAAAAAATATCATTTTTAAAATAGATGATATTGATGGTATTAGTAGAACAGAAACAATGATTTCTTTAGAGGAGAGCATTAACGATAAAAAGCGTTTAATGCATACAATTTTTAATGAATTGTAG
- a CDS encoding DinB family protein: MKASELTPLDYNPYYKSYIDLVEDTSLLTALENGRKKFKDLIAVIPDNKLNYAYASNKWTTAEALVHIIDTERIFQYRAMRFSRLDATPLPGFEQDDYVPTSNANNRTRQSLLQEFLDVRASTISLFTHLTEKQLKFVGTASDSPMSTAAAGFVACGHQEHHSKIIIERYL, encoded by the coding sequence ATGAAAGCATCAGAATTAACACCACTAGATTACAACCCTTATTATAAAAGTTATATAGATTTGGTAGAAGATACAAGTTTGTTAACAGCTTTAGAAAATGGTAGAAAAAAGTTTAAAGATTTAATTGCTGTAATACCAGATAATAAATTGAATTATGCTTACGCCTCTAATAAATGGACAACAGCAGAAGCGCTAGTGCATATAATAGATACGGAGCGTATTTTTCAGTACAGGGCTATGCGTTTTTCTAGATTAGATGCTACGCCTTTGCCTGGTTTTGAACAAGATGATTACGTGCCAACTTCTAATGCAAACAATAGAACTAGACAAAGTTTATTGCAAGAGTTTTTAGATGTAAGGGCGTCAACAATTTCATTGTTTACGCATTTAACAGAAAAACAGTTAAAGTTTGTGGGCACAGCAAGTGATTCTCCTATGAGTACAGCTGCTGCAGGTTTTGTAGCGTGCGGACATCAAGAACATCATTCAAAAATTATTATTGAAAGATATTTATAG
- the aroB gene encoding 3-dehydroquinate synthase has protein sequence MQSILASTYSVHFNEKAYTELNSHLEKANYSKVFILVDENTHQHCLPSFMAQIYGDYNYEIIEIEEGEINKTIETCVQVWHVLSELDADRKSVMINLGGGVITDLGGFVASTFKRGIDFINVPTTLLSMVDASVGGKTGVDLGSLKNQVGVINQPQMVLVVSSFLQTLKERQLHSGFAEMLKHGLIKDKKYWNELNLVSDFNNLDEFIYDSVVIKNDVVTIDPTEQNLRKILNFGHTLGHAVESYFLETESKKTLLHGEAIAVGMVLEAYISSKLTNLSETELNAIKSTFTKRYGKVEFTEEDIKNILTYLKFDKKNSHGNINFVLLKSIGSCQIDVTVPEDLLHQSFAYYKV, from the coding sequence ATGCAGTCAATTTTAGCAAGTACATATTCAGTTCATTTTAATGAAAAAGCATATACAGAATTAAATTCTCACTTAGAAAAAGCAAATTATTCTAAGGTTTTTATTTTAGTTGATGAAAATACACATCAGCACTGCTTACCTAGCTTTATGGCTCAGATTTATGGTGATTACAACTATGAAATTATAGAAATTGAAGAAGGCGAAATAAACAAAACTATAGAAACTTGTGTACAAGTTTGGCACGTTTTATCTGAACTAGATGCAGACCGAAAAAGCGTTATGATTAACCTTGGCGGAGGCGTTATTACAGATTTAGGTGGTTTTGTCGCATCAACCTTTAAAAGAGGAATAGATTTTATAAACGTACCTACTACATTACTATCTATGGTAGATGCTTCTGTTGGAGGTAAAACAGGAGTAGATTTAGGTTCTTTAAAAAACCAGGTAGGCGTTATCAATCAACCACAAATGGTACTAGTTGTTTCTTCTTTTCTACAAACTTTAAAAGAAAGACAACTACACAGTGGTTTTGCAGAAATGCTTAAACACGGCTTAATTAAAGATAAAAAATATTGGAACGAACTTAATTTAGTTTCTGATTTTAATAATTTAGATGAGTTTATTTACGACTCTGTAGTTATAAAAAATGATGTTGTTACTATTGATCCAACAGAACAAAACTTACGTAAAATACTAAACTTTGGCCACACTCTTGGCCACGCAGTAGAGTCTTACTTTTTAGAAACAGAAAGCAAAAAAACATTATTACACGGTGAGGCTATTGCAGTTGGTATGGTTTTGGAAGCATACATAAGCAGCAAACTAACTAACCTGTCCGAGACAGAGTTAAATGCTATAAAATCTACATTTACAAAACGATATGGCAAAGTTGAATTTACAGAAGAGGATATAAAAAATATACTTACATATTTAAAGTTTGACAAGAAGAACTCTCATGGCAATATTAATTTTGTTTTACTAAAATCTATTGGTAGTTGTCAAATAGATGTAACCGTTCCTGAAGATTTATTACACCAGTCTTTTGCTTACTACAAAGTTTAA
- a CDS encoding proline dehydrogenase family protein → MEQIFENTATAFALKSDSELERAYFLFKLIANEPLVRIGTAVTNFAIKAHLPVEGLIRATVFDHFCGGVSEQDCMPVADKMYDKKVSTILDYSVEGKEDESHFDEAYEKILHVLDFVKEKEAIPLAVFKPTGFGRFILFEKVGAGIKLTDVEQLEWDRIVSRFDKVCKKAYDLDVALLVDGEESWMQDAADDLCAQMMRKYNKEKVVVYNTLQMYRWDRLAYLKKLHLEAKEEGFKIGMKVVRGAYMEKENERAERKGYPTPICANKKATDDNFDAAVVYMIENLDVMSIFMGTHNENSCYSLMRIMQEKNIAHSDSRVWFGQLYGMSDHISFNLAASGYNVAKYLPFGPVRDVMPYLIRRAEENTSVAGQTTRELSLLKEERKRRKI, encoded by the coding sequence ATGGAACAAATTTTTGAAAATACAGCAACTGCTTTTGCTCTAAAATCAGATTCTGAACTAGAGAGAGCGTATTTTTTGTTTAAGTTAATAGCAAATGAACCATTGGTTCGTATTGGTACTGCTGTTACTAATTTTGCTATAAAAGCTCATTTACCTGTAGAAGGTTTAATAAGAGCTACTGTTTTTGACCATTTTTGTGGTGGTGTTAGTGAGCAAGATTGTATGCCAGTTGCAGACAAAATGTACGATAAAAAAGTAAGTACTATTTTAGATTATTCTGTAGAGGGTAAAGAAGATGAGAGTCATTTTGATGAGGCTTACGAGAAAATATTACACGTATTAGATTTTGTTAAAGAAAAAGAGGCTATTCCGTTAGCGGTTTTTAAGCCTACCGGATTTGGAAGATTTATTCTTTTTGAAAAAGTAGGAGCTGGTATAAAGTTAACAGATGTTGAGCAGTTAGAGTGGGATAGAATTGTGTCTAGGTTTGATAAGGTTTGTAAAAAAGCTTACGATTTAGATGTGGCTCTTTTGGTAGATGGTGAGGAAAGCTGGATGCAAGACGCTGCTGATGATTTGTGCGCGCAAATGATGCGAAAATATAATAAGGAGAAAGTTGTAGTTTATAATACATTGCAAATGTATCGTTGGGACAGGTTGGCTTACCTTAAAAAATTACATTTAGAAGCAAAAGAAGAAGGCTTTAAAATAGGGATGAAGGTAGTGCGTGGTGCATATATGGAGAAAGAAAATGAGAGAGCTGAAAGAAAAGGGTATCCAACACCAATTTGCGCCAATAAAAAAGCTACAGATGATAATTTTGATGCTGCTGTGGTTTATATGATAGAGAATTTAGATGTGATGTCTATTTTTATGGGGACCCATAATGAAAATAGTTGCTATAGTTTGATGCGTATAATGCAAGAGAAAAATATTGCACACTCTGACTCGCGTGTTTGGTTTGGGCAACTGTATGGTATGAGTGATCATATTTCTTTTAACCTAGCAGCTAGTGGTTATAATGTTGCTAAGTATTTGCCTTTTGGGCCTGTTAGAGATGTTATGCCTTATTTAATACGTAGAGCAGAAGAAAATACCTCGGTTGCAGGGCAAACAACAAGAGAGTTGTCTTTATTGAAAGAAGAGCGTAAAAGAAGAAAAATTTAA